The following DNA comes from Gemmatimonadota bacterium.
CTCGGGCAAAGGCTCGCGCTCAAGGTTATCTACTCGCCATTCGGGGTGGGTTAAAAATGGTTCGAGTGCCCATGGCAAACCGCCGGGGGATATGGCGTATAACCAGTCTGCGACTGCCGCGTAAAATCCATTTTCTTCCCGCCGCGCCATGTTGTAATAGCTATCGACCATACCTACCAGTACAACGCGGGTGCCGTGGTCCTGTCTGCGGGAAAAACTCGTTACAACGGTTCCGTCTGCATGTAACATGTGATAGGACAAATCCAGATTTTGACGCACGGGTTCCAGAAGTTGGGGGCGATTGAGTGCGTCGGAAGCCAGTCTCAGTGCGCGATTGCAGATGGCGTTATACGTGCCTGCACTGCGCTCGATGTATTCGCCATCGGCATTGTTGTCTATTGTTTCGGCGAGATAGCTTTCAATGGTGTCCATTCCATCCAGATCGGGGAATAATTCCAGCGCCTGGGAAAGCGCGGCGACCAATACCCAGCGGTGATTCGGCGTGTGGAATCCGCCCGCGATCATGCCGGGTACAGCCGTTTGAATAATTTCTCCGAGTACTTCGGCTATCTGGCCTGCGCCATCATCTTTGGCTTTGCGAGCCGCGCGGACTACTGGTGCGAGTCCCTCGACCAGAAATCCCGTGTCTGGCGATGAATCAAAATTGGTCGTTATCAGATCAAAGCACCCACTCTCTCGGCGAATCTTTCGCGCAAAAGCCGCGCCAGCGAGGATGCGTGCCAGAATTTCTTCGCTTTGATAATATCGACCGCCTTCCAGAAGATAGGCATAGCCCAGGGTGGATACCGCGCTCACATTTGTCGCACCGGCAATACCATCGCTGACAAACCCGCCGTAATCTTCTCGTCCTGCATCCATAATCTGACGGGGTAAAATGGTTTCTATTTGTTCATTCAGATTTTCCAATAGTGCTTCGTATTTTAGCATGCATAACCCCCATGAGTGAACGACTTCCAGCAAACCGAAGACCCGCTCAATATATCCCCAATTTGCCCGTACTTCAAGAGAACTCGTTTCCCACAGGGGCCTGATTCAATGCAAACTGAAACGGATCGGGATGGTCATGCGTACCGCAACTCCTCTGTCATTTTGCATGGCTGGCTTGAACTGAAATTGTCTGACCGCCTCCAGGGCTGCAGCGCGAAAAATCTCGGGGCCTTTTAAGACTCGTGGTTCGGTCACGCGCCCCTCTCTGGTCACTATAAACGCCACAAGCACCTGGCCCTGCAAACCCGCTCTGCGAGCCATCTCTGGATAAACCGGGTTCACGAACTTGATCAACTCGGGTTTCTGTTCCACGATCCAGAATTCCAAAATTTCTTCCTCGACTTCCACATCGCCCTTCTGCAGCGGTGGTGGGATATCGACGACAGGTGCATCGAAATCCAGTTCTGTATCGGCAATGGTCACATCATCTGGCACGTCTTCGTCTTCTGTTTCAAGGGGTATTTTGGGCCTTTCCAGAGGCAATGGTGGATCCGGTATCACAGGAATATCTACAACATTGACCACCTCAATAGATCTTTTGGTCGGTTTAGAATCGATCTTCATATCTGGAAACAAAATGGCCAATCCGACCATCAGAAATAGCGTCAACGAAGTAGAACGTCTCATCATCTTTGGATAAATTGCTTTCAAATCGGCATCTGCATGTTTGTTGCGTATCATCATTTCCTCCTTTTTGATATATTAATAATTTAATAGTTCGTCTCAAAAAAATATCTATTGGTTTATTACCCGGGTGTGTATAACATCAGTATCCCCCCTTTCTCAGGTCCTCAGGATAGAAGGTGTGAGCCAGTACATCGAGTTGTCGCATCTGAAGCGCTTTTGTGCGGTTAGGCGCATAGATCCCCATGTTGATTAAAAAGAAGCGATTCTGAGCGACGTCAAAAAGTGCGTAACTCTTAAACGGTCCACCTTGCCACGCGCGTGTATTCTCCCACAGTCCTTCCAGACAGACGGCCAATTTTCCCAGGAACTCTGTCTGGTAAATATTTACCTCCCCAGACGACGTTTGATCACCGCCATAAAAACGGCTCGATACGTCGTCCCACTTCTGCAAGCACCAATCTGGCGTCAATTGATCGGGATGTACACCATCTTCCCAATATATCCACAACCACAATTGTCGCCGATCTACTTGACGCGCCAGTGCCACAAAGTTCTCATTTGCATACTCATCCATTACTTCATAGCCCACCGGCACCCGCAGGCGCCAGCCAAATTGCCGTGATAGAGCTTCAGAATACTCGGTATTTTCTCCCGCGTGATACAGAATGGTTTCGAGCCATTTCGACATAGATGCATCAATCGCCGACACAATGCGGTCGCCATTGAGCGCGACTTGTTCAGCTACACCCGGATCATCAGCTTTGACGACCACGACTATCTGATCAGATGCCCACATATCGCGGTGAATCACTGTCTCATTTTTGGAACGCCCGGTAAACAGCGGCTGTAAGTCCTTCGCCAGAATACTATTTGCAGATGAAACAAGGATCAAATTGCGGTAAGCCCGAAAATCCCGAAACGCTTCAGGAGAGACATATACGAGATCAAATACGTACTCGGGTTGCGGCGTCAATACCGGGTCTAACAGTAAATCTTCCAGTACTGGTTTTAATTTTTCTCGGGTTGCGCCATCGGCCACAATCACAATTTTACTGGTTAGTCCAATGCCCCGGGGCAATGGATTGCCGATAAGTACATCTGCCAGCGGTTTGCTCCACCGAGAAATTTTCAGATGGGCTTCGGCTCTACCGGGCACGTCAATGAGGGGACCAATTTTTACAGCAATGACACAGACAAATAGAAATATCGCGAGCCAGATGGCACTGTGCGACAGCGATGGGCGGCGCTGATTGAGCAGATATTCAAAGCGCTTTACCAGATTCGGATGGCGATTTATGATGCCCAATCCTATTGGGCGCACCCTGCCAATCATTTCTGTCAGGCGCGTCAGACAGATCGCATAATCACGTGCATTGTGACCGCGATGCGCGGCATAATCATCGCAGGCCATTTCTCGTGTTAGTGACAGTTGCCGACTCAGCCACCAGATGCCCGGATTGCACCATAAAAAAACTTCTACGAGGCGCTGCACCAGAATGCCGAGAGCATCTCGGCGTTGAACATGCGCGATTTCATGCTTGAGAATTTGCTCCAGTTCAGACGCTGAGAGTTGCGGTATGAGATGTTGCGGTATGAGTACGACCTGGCGAAAAATACCCAGTACTGCGGGGCTGGCAATAGCATCTGAAATTCGCAAACCAACATCCACTGAGCCAATCCATCTGCGTTTGCACCGCTCAAACCGGGCCTGAAGATCTTTTCCCGCCCACTTTCCGGATCGCTTTAACCGCATCATCTGACAATATCTCAGTGCAATCCGCACGAGCATTGCACAGGCAACGACCAGCCATAAAATCCAGACGACAATCGGCCAGGAAGATGTGCTGAGGATTGACCGGGTTTTCACAGGCGTTGCAATTTGAGGTTGTGATGCCTCACTGGCGAGATTGGTATCCAGAACCCTGGTTGGAGGAATCCTTGCATCCGATTCATCTGCGGCCTCGTATGATGCAGGTGTGACGAGAAACAGAGGCATAATTACCACACCAATCACGGCGACCCAGAGCAGGCGGTGCAACAAAGACGCAGGCACGCGCAAACGCGAGAGCACTGCCACAATCATTGCAGCCAAAACCCCCATCCAGATCCCATTCAGCAGATAAAATACGCTGAGCCGGGCAATGGTATCAATCCATTCGCCCATCATGTTTCATCCTCCTCTGCCTTCTGAATCATTTTGTGAATGCGGGCAAGGTCTTGCGCATCGAGTTCTTCATTTTCCACCAGATTGAGTACCAGAGTTTCTGGCGAATTGTCGAAAAAGCGACTCATCAGATACTGAATGGCGCTTCGCTGTGCATCCTCTCGCCCCACGATTGGATAATACACAAAAGCTCTGCCTTCTTTTTCATGCCGCAAATAACCCTTCTGTTCCAGAATGCGCAATATTGTCAATACCGTGCTATACGCCGGAGATTCACGTCCAGCGAGTGTGTTGACAACCTCGCTCACTGTAGCCGAGCCGCGATCCCAAATAACCCGCATCAATCTCAGTTCGGCATCTGTCAGAGTAGGGGATCTTCGTCTGCCCATAAAGCCCTCACTATTAAAAATTTAATACTTTCAAAACAAATATGACCAAGAAGAAAGTGAATGTCAATTAAAAAATTAATAGTTCAACAAAAAAAAAGACAAACTGGTAGGAGGGAGACGACCTCGCGCTCCAAAATCCCAAACGGGGACACGGGGTCACTTGAACTTCAAGGGCTTGCCTTCACGGGCGGATTGATAAACCGCTTCGAGGAGTGCTACTGTGCGGCGGCCTTCGCGTCCATCTACGGATAAGGGCGTTCCTGTGGTCACGGCATTTACCACGTCTTCGACAATACTGTGGATGTCATTTTCTACGCTGTCGAGTTTTTCCTGAAGCCCTGTGCCGTAAACCGTCATTTCGCCATTTAGAACGTCGTGTAGCAAAATGCCGCCTTCTGTTCCGTGTACCTCGGCGCTGAAGTACACACTCTGGGGAAAGGTCGTGGTGCCCAGGATTGTGCCTTTTGCCCCGTTCTCGAAATTCAGGATTGCCAGCCCGATGTCTTCGGTCTCAATCTCGTGATTTACAATGTCGATTTCACCGTACACGGAAACCGGGTCGCCCATAAACCAGCTCAATACGTCGAGCAGATGCGCGCCCTGATTGGCCAATGAGCCGCCGCCGTCCATAGCCCATGTTCCGCGCCAACCATCGTCGTGGCGAAAATATTCGTCATTGCGGAACCACTTAAAACGCACTTCACCCAAAATCATCTTGCCCAGCCAGCCTTCCCGAATCGCGGTTGCTATCTTGACATTGCCATCCACGTATCGGCTTTGATAATCTACACCGCACAACACACCGGCATCTTCACAAGCCGCAATGAGCCGATCACACGCTTCGGTGCTCACATCCATGGGTTTGGTGGTTATCACATGCTTGCCCGCTTTTGCCGCTTCAATTCCAACCTGGGCATGTTTGCCGCTCGGTGTCATCACCATCACGACATCCACATCATCTCGCGCAAACACATGTTCCATATTTATAACGCAGTCCGTCTCCAATTCCTGTGCCACTTCCTCGGCCAGATCGCCGTGCAGATCGCACACGACCCTCAAATCTGCCCCGGCTGTCTCTTTAATCAACCGCGCCCTGTTACGCCCCATGCCCAGGCCAATAACGCCGAAACCGACCATATTATCCTCCTATCGTCTATTCTTCAGGCACAATCGGGATGGCCTTCTTTCCACCGCCCGAAGGGAACATCGGTCTGTCCGTCCTGATTGATTTTCGACATCGCCTTTCGAGTGTCTGACCACATTTGGGTCCACACTTTTGCATCTCTCAATTCGCGCTCTGGATGTTTGCGGCTGCGCGCGACAAAGCCCGGAAATGCCTCGCGTCCAGTCGTTTGACCGATGGGATTATACCGCAGATCAAAGCTCCAGCGGATTTTATCGCTTACATTGGGCAGCGATCCGTGTACTGTGCACTTGGGAAGAAAAATGACATCTCCCCGTTTGACCGGTAGCGGTATCATGCGTTCGGCTTCAAACAGCGATTCGGGTATCTGGCGCCCACCCGCTGTTTTGGGTCCATTTCCAAAATACGATGGGCAATGTGTCAAAAGCCCGTGTTTGTGGCTGCCGGGTACGACTTTTAGAGGGCCTTGTTCAATACCGACGTCTTCGAGTGCAAACCACACGGTCAACATATTTGTCTCATCTGCTTCTGGTACAACCACGCCCTGATCTTGATGCCAGATCGTTTCTCCCAAAACCGGATTTCCAAACTGGTTTTTGGGCAGAATATGCTCGGGTGGTTTAATCCGCACATGTTGTACGGGATTCGAGTATATCTCTGGTCCGATGAGCGATTCCACACAATCGAGCAGGGATTCAGCTGTAAAGGCATTGAGAACAGCCTGTCCCGCCCAGAAAGGCGTGTCTGGTTTCACATTTTGAAATGGTAGCGAGAAATCGAAATACTGTTTGTGTACATCGCCCGTTTCAATACAGACCGCGACGAATCGCTCGGCGAAATCAAGGTCTTCGAACAAGGAAGAAATCTCTTCTTGTTCGTAAAGATCGCGGACTAAGGTGTCGAGTACATCTGTATATTCTTCAATCACAGGATCCAACACGGTTTTTGGATCCAACACGCCCTCCACCACCAGATAGCCTTCTTCTTCAAACTGTGCGGTCTGCTCGGCAGTTAGGCAACCCATGGTATTTCTCCTTTTTGTGGGACGTTTAACAGCTTTTGCTATAAATCAATTTCAGAGCCCAGGCGCTATTGTTCTGCTGCGACCAGCGTTAGCGCACCGGGCATAATTTCAAATATCAGTTCTTTGGAGCCTTTCCCAACCTCGCCATCAAATTGAAACCAATCACTTTTCTCGCGTGTGATATGGACTTTTTGGGCTCGAAATATCTCGACGCCGGGCATGCGGTCAAAAGTGCCATTAAAAAGTCGATAGGTATTCAACACCAGGCGAATCCACCCCGGATGTGTAAACACGCATACATCGAGAAGTCCATCATCTGGCATCGCTTGAGGGGCTATGGTTGCGCCGCCTCCAAAGTCTGGCATGTTAGCTATGACAACGAACAAAGGCGTGCGCTCAATTTCACTATCAGAATCCAATCTCAATCGCAATGTCTGAGGGCGATATGAGAGAAGCGACAGCGCAGTGAGCACCAGATAGGGCAAGAATCCGCGGCGCCCCGTCCGGTTTGCATACCGATGGGCAACCACTGCGTCTAAGCCAATACCCGCCGTAGAAAAAAACAGGGCGTTGCCCACGCGCCCCACATCGAGTTTTCTAATCTCTGGCTGAATAAAAGCGCGACAGGCTTTTGCCGGGTCAAGAGATAAATTCAACGCACGCGCAAACGCATTGCCCGATCCAGCGGGTACTACTCCCAGGGGTATCTCTGTGCCGAGTAGCGCGCTTCCAACTTCGTTAATGGTGCCATCGCCTCCAATGGCGACCACCAGATCGAATCCCATTTCGGATGCGCTTGTTGCCAATTCCGTGGCGTGCCCCGCGTACTGCGTCACTTCAAGGGCGAAATCCATCCCCGCTTTCTCACACGCGGCAATCACGCGAGATCGAATATTGCGGTGTACTCCTGCATGTGGATTCGCAATGAAGAGCACGCGAGAGAATTGCACACTCATGTATGTAAAAAATCGACCAGGGTCTGACCGATATCTCTCAAAATTTTTGGCGAAGGTTGTGATACATCGATTTGTTGCACGATTTCTTTGGGATAATGCTCCAATACAGCAATTGTTTGACGGTCGTACACATCGAATCTCTTGCGAATAATTTGTTCATTTGCGTCATCAATGCGATATGCCACGAGCGCGCGTCCAAAGAGGCGTTTGATCAGTACATCGCGGTCTGGACAATCCAATAAGATGATCAACTTTACATTTAAGTCTTCATCGGCCATTTGAGCCTGGGCCAGTGTGCGCGGTAGGCCATCTAAAATCAATGTCTGTTCGTCGGGCTTGAAATCGCCAAAATCAGCCAGGCGCAGCATGCGTTCTCGCCACAGTGCAACGACAAATTCATCGGGCACCAGTTCGCCTTTGCGAATACTCGCCAAAGCCATTTCCCCGGGCTGGCTATTGACGTCCAATGCCCTGAGCATATCGCCACTTGAAAAATGGTATAAACCTGGTATTTGTTTTAACACACTTCCCCATGTGCCCTTGCCAGCACCAGGGGGCCCAAATAATAAGACAGTATCATACATCGGTATAACTCCCTCGATTGTTTTTTGACAGAATGGAAATGTGAGTGTATAATTAAGCTATCAGCGATCAATGCGATAAGAGTTAAAAGCATCTCCCATCCTGGACGCCTGCTTTAGGCATGCAGGCGTGACGATAGGAATAGCGATTGTCATCGCGGCAGGATTAAAGCCGCGATCCAGAAGGTTTTTTCTTACCGCTGTCCGCTTTCTTACAGGAGAACATCATGAACCTCGATCCCGCTGCCATCTCGCTGAAAAAAAATGGCGATAAAATTGAAGCTCTTATCCATGGGAAGACCTCATTTGTCGATCGCCTTGCCCGCGCGTTTCCCCACAGCAATCCCGATCAATTTGTCAGTTTGATGGACGAATTGGGGCACGAAATTGGCATTATTGAAAATCCCAAAAAACTCGACGATACTTCGCGCAATTTGCTCGAAGCCGAACTCAAAGCCATCTACTTTGTCCCGACCATCAGTGCCATAACTTCCGTCGTACCCAAAGGCACGGGCAGTCAGTGGACTGTTGATACCGACGATGGCGAATATACTTTCCGCATTCTGGGACGCGATGCTCTCAAGGGCAATGAACCGCCTGCAATTGAAATCACGGATGAAAATGGCAAGCGATACAAAATTGACAATTACTGGGATCTCGATCCGGAAAGCCGGGACCTGACTTCTGACCTGCTGCCCGATAAAGTTGTCAAGGCGCGCTATTACACCCGATCGATCTCGAGTAGTAGAAGTGGCAGAGGCAGAGGTTCGAGCAGTCGCGGTGGTAGTAGTAGTGGCGGTAGTAGCGGTAGTAGCGGCATGGGCGGATCGATTGGCATACGATGATTCGCCGGGCATAGTGATCTGCTACCGCACCCCTAACAATAAGTCGGCCAGCAACTGATCCAGACGCTCATAGCCCAATCCAACGCGCCCCATTGCATCGATGTCAAATTGCACTTGTTTGAGTGCCAGCGATTTTTCCGGGCTGTATTTGCCCAGATGCTGTTCGTATTCGGGGTTCTGGTTTCCAATTTCTTGCAAGATTCCCTGAATTTCGGCATCTGCTTCAAATTGTGCCACTTTATCCCTTAAGATATTGTACGTACGCATACACCCTGCGGCAAAATCCCATACCCCTTCTTCGTCTTCTGTGCGAAATGCGTGTGCGTCGAAGTGCCTCGGACCCGTATAACCGTTGTTTTCGAGCAAGCGCACGAGCAAAAAGGCGCTTTTGTAATCTTCTGAGCCAAACCG
Coding sequences within:
- a CDS encoding DUF1854 domain-containing protein, with protein sequence MNLDPAAISLKKNGDKIEALIHGKTSFVDRLARAFPHSNPDQFVSLMDELGHEIGIIENPKKLDDTSRNLLEAELKAIYFVPTISAITSVVPKGTGSQWTVDTDDGEYTFRILGRDALKGNEPPAIEITDENGKRYKIDNYWDLDPESRDLTSDLLPDKVVKARYYTRSISSSRSGRGRGSSSRGGSSSGGSSGSSGMGGSIGIR
- a CDS encoding DUF4837 family protein, translating into MMGEWIDTIARLSVFYLLNGIWMGVLAAMIVAVLSRLRVPASLLHRLLWVAVIGVVIMPLFLVTPASYEAADESDARIPPTRVLDTNLASEASQPQIATPVKTRSILSTSSWPIVVWILWLVVACAMLVRIALRYCQMMRLKRSGKWAGKDLQARFERCKRRWIGSVDVGLRISDAIASPAVLGIFRQVVLIPQHLIPQLSASELEQILKHEIAHVQRRDALGILVQRLVEVFLWCNPGIWWLSRQLSLTREMACDDYAAHRGHNARDYAICLTRLTEMIGRVRPIGLGIINRHPNLVKRFEYLLNQRRPSLSHSAIWLAIFLFVCVIAVKIGPLIDVPGRAEAHLKISRWSKPLADVLIGNPLPRGIGLTSKIVIVADGATREKLKPVLEDLLLDPVLTPQPEYVFDLVYVSPEAFRDFRAYRNLILVSSANSILAKDLQPLFTGRSKNETVIHRDMWASDQIVVVVKADDPGVAEQVALNGDRIVSAIDASMSKWLETILYHAGENTEYSEALSRQFGWRLRVPVGYEVMDEYANENFVALARQVDRRQLWLWIYWEDGVHPDQLTPDWCLQKWDDVSSRFYGGDQTSSGEVNIYQTEFLGKLAVCLEGLWENTRAWQGGPFKSYALFDVAQNRFFLINMGIYAPNRTKALQMRQLDVLAHTFYPEDLRKGGY
- a CDS encoding diacylglycerol kinase family lipid kinase, with amino-acid sequence MSVQFSRVLFIANPHAGVHRNIRSRVIAACEKAGMDFALEVTQYAGHATELATSASEMGFDLVVAIGGDGTINEVGSALLGTEIPLGVVPAGSGNAFARALNLSLDPAKACRAFIQPEIRKLDVGRVGNALFFSTAGIGLDAVVAHRYANRTGRRGFLPYLVLTALSLLSYRPQTLRLRLDSDSEIERTPLFVVIANMPDFGGGATIAPQAMPDDGLLDVCVFTHPGWIRLVLNTYRLFNGTFDRMPGVEIFRAQKVHITREKSDWFQFDGEVGKGSKELIFEIMPGALTLVAAEQ
- a CDS encoding nucleoside monophosphate kinase, translated to MYDTVLLFGPPGAGKGTWGSVLKQIPGLYHFSSGDMLRALDVNSQPGEMALASIRKGELVPDEFVVALWRERMLRLADFGDFKPDEQTLILDGLPRTLAQAQMADEDLNVKLIILLDCPDRDVLIKRLFGRALVAYRIDDANEQIIRKRFDVYDRQTIAVLEHYPKEIVQQIDVSQPSPKILRDIGQTLVDFLHT
- a CDS encoding Gfo/Idh/MocA family oxidoreductase; the encoded protein is MVGFGVIGLGMGRNRARLIKETAGADLRVVCDLHGDLAEEVAQELETDCVINMEHVFARDDVDVVMVMTPSGKHAQVGIEAAKAGKHVITTKPMDVSTEACDRLIAACEDAGVLCGVDYQSRYVDGNVKIATAIREGWLGKMILGEVRFKWFRNDEYFRHDDGWRGTWAMDGGGSLANQGAHLLDVLSWFMGDPVSVYGEIDIVNHEIETEDIGLAILNFENGAKGTILGTTTFPQSVYFSAEVHGTEGGILLHDVLNGEMTVYGTGLQEKLDSVENDIHSIVEDVVNAVTTGTPLSVDGREGRRTVALLEAVYQSAREGKPLKFK
- a CDS encoding phytanoyl-CoA dioxygenase family protein, with protein sequence MGCLTAEQTAQFEEEGYLVVEGVLDPKTVLDPVIEEYTDVLDTLVRDLYEQEEISSLFEDLDFAERFVAVCIETGDVHKQYFDFSLPFQNVKPDTPFWAGQAVLNAFTAESLLDCVESLIGPEIYSNPVQHVRIKPPEHILPKNQFGNPVLGETIWHQDQGVVVPEADETNMLTVWFALEDVGIEQGPLKVVPGSHKHGLLTHCPSYFGNGPKTAGGRQIPESLFEAERMIPLPVKRGDVIFLPKCTVHGSLPNVSDKIRWSFDLRYNPIGQTTGREAFPGFVARSRKHPERELRDAKVWTQMWSDTRKAMSKINQDGQTDVPFGRWKEGHPDCA
- a CDS encoding energy transducer TonB gives rise to the protein MMIRNKHADADLKAIYPKMMRRSTSLTLFLMVGLAILFPDMKIDSKPTKRSIEVVNVVDIPVIPDPPLPLERPKIPLETEDEDVPDDVTIADTELDFDAPVVDIPPPLQKGDVEVEEEILEFWIVEQKPELIKFVNPVYPEMARRAGLQGQVLVAFIVTREGRVTEPRVLKGPEIFRAAALEAVRQFQFKPAMQNDRGVAVRMTIPIRFSLH
- a CDS encoding BlaI/MecI/CopY family transcriptional regulator, with amino-acid sequence MGRRRSPTLTDAELRLMRVIWDRGSATVSEVVNTLAGRESPAYSTVLTILRILEQKGYLRHEKEGRAFVYYPIVGREDAQRSAIQYLMSRFFDNSPETLVLNLVENEELDAQDLARIHKMIQKAEEDET